The sequence CTTCTTCTACTTGAGGCGCTTCTTCCATTGTTGTTTCCATTATGTCCATGGCTTCCTGTGCAGCAGCTTCAACTTCTTCTACTGTTTCAACATTAGAAATGATTTCATCCATTTTCATGCCTTCAAAGGTGGCGCCACCTTCCATGGGGTTAATTTCAATAGACAGGTGTTCCATAGGCATGTCGTCCATACCTTCATGTGCGTGATCGTGCATATCTGGAATAGGAAGATCCATTGGAGAATTCACGTTTGGTTCTCTCATGCCGAGGGTGCCACCTTCTGGGTATGTTACGTTATCCAGTAGCGTGTTGATTGGTGGAATTGGGAGAACTGGCGCACCGTTGAAAACAACCATGCCATCTTTAAAGGCAAGAGAGAGTTCAAGGTTTTCACCATCACCCATCATTGTTGCCATGCCAGCCATTTGCTTGCTTGGGTGGTCTGCTGGAAGCATTTCAATAAATTTTTGAATGCCTGAAACCTTCACGTCAAAGCCGCCATCAAGGAGAGCTTCTGGCGTTACTGTTACGCCACCACCAAGGTTAAACTGTAGCGCATCAGATTCTACACGAAGCTTGTTAAGTGTTAGATTAGAGCCGTTATCAACCATCTTTTGTACCATGTCTTTTGCCACAGCAATGAGTTGATTAAATTCTTCTTCTGTTACGTTTTCACCTGACTTCAGTTGAAGTTTACGAGACAAGTTTTGCAGTTCTTTGGCAACAGGGAAGTTTGTGAATGAAGCATCTACTTCGTAAAGAGCAATTGGAACACTGATAACAGCTACACGAACTTCCATATCATCCATGCGTGCGTATGCTTTACCACTTACAAGGCCATTCGTTTCTGTAATGTCACGACGTGAAAGAACTTTAGCAATTGTTGCTGTCATTGGCATAGCTTCGGCGCCAGCTTTAAAGTTCATATTTTTGATCACAGTTTCACCAGAGTTCATGTTGTCAATCTTGTGTTTGCTCACAAGGCTGTCCCAACCCATAGAGAATGTGATTGGCATTGGCTCTTCGCCAAGTTCTTCCATGAAGTTTTCAGGAAAATCAACCGTGATAAGGGCGTTATCAGATGTGATGGCAACTTCATTTGGGCTAAACAGAGACGCTGAGGCAACCACAGGTGTATTCATGATTGCTGTGAAAACCATGCCTGTTTCAGGGTCTTTAAACTCTGAGCGAATGTTGCTGTAAGTCAATTTTGCAGCAAGTGGGAAACCTGATGTTTCAACGTCATAAGTGACGTTGAGTTCTGGCATTTGAA comes from Pseudomonadota bacterium and encodes:
- a CDS encoding DUF2125 domain-containing protein, yielding MKKILLALILLVAAAAGGSYFMWDSYVTSNKDKLDKALKEQLVQMPELNVTYDVETSGFPLAAKLTYSNIRSEFKDPETGMVFTAIMNTPVVASASLFSPNEVAITSDNALITVDFPENFMEELGEEPMPITFSMGWDSLVSKHKIDNMNSGETVIKNMNFKAGAEAMPMTATIAKVLSRRDITETNGLVSGKAYARMDDMEVRVAVISVPIALYEVDASFTNFPVAKELQNLSRKLQLKSGENVTEEEFNQLIAVAKDMVQKMVDNGSNLTLNKLRVESDALQFNLGGGVTVTPEALLDGGFDVKVSGIQKFIEMLPADHPSKQMAGMATMMGDGENLELSLAFKDGMVVFNGAPVLPIPPINTLLDNVTYPEGGTLGMREPNVNSPMDLPIPDMHDHAHEGMDDMPMEHLSIEINPMEGGATFEGMKMDEIISNVETVEEVEAAAQEAMDIMETTMEEAPQVEEVVTEVEVDLPPQSEADFEVTEQDLQKMLMEIDETLKETNLP